AAAACATGTACCGTCACCAAGCGCAATCAAAAAAAGACGGTAGTTACTTGCAGGATTTATTAATAGCTAGATCCAAATTGGAAGATTATCACGAAGTTTTGAAATGGCTAAACCAAAACGGATATAAAGTTTTTAAAGGTGGAATAGTTGTAAAAAAAGGTGATAGAATTGTTGAAAACTTTATAAGTAATGCATATTAAAAAAATTACCTCAGATATTAAAAGATGGGATATCTAAATCAATATATGAAGCTGGGATCGCGCCTTTTGCATTTGTAAGGAAAAATTTTTTCAATAATCTTTTCTAAAGTAAATCAAATTTAACTCCGCCAATAATCCATCTTCCCGGTAAAGGAACTCCGAGAATTTCTTGAAAAGTTTTATTCAATAAATTAGAAACTTTGAAAAAAACATCAAAATGTAAAATCGTTTTTTGCAATTTGGTATCAATTGTAAAATGATCTTCAAAATTTATTCTGTCTTCATAATTTATCGACCAGCTTTGCTTAATATCCAAAAGAAGATTATTAAAAATTTGCACATTTAAATCATTTCGTAAATATTCTAAATTATAACGCGATTGATTTCCCAAATTAATTTTATCAGAGTTTAAATAAGTATAATCGATTTTTATTTTATCAAAAATATTATTGGTGATATTTTTTAGATTTATTGAAAATCCCAATTCAAAACCGTTTGTATTTATTTTGGTTAAATTTTTCGCTTTCCAAATATTAGTTTCTTCATTCAGAACATAATCAATTAAATTTTTTCCTTCTTTTCTAAAAACAGAAAAATTACTTTCCCCGAAATCTGATAAATAATTCAAACCAATTTCATAATTCATTGATTCTTCAGGATTCAAATTTGAATTTCCCAATGTAACCGGATCTTTGTAAAATAATTCTGTGTAAGTCGGTATGCGAAACGCTTTTCCAAAATTTGCAAATATTTTTAAATTACTTTTGTGAGAATATGACAAATCAATTCCAGGCCAGAATTTAAAATTTAGCGATGAATATTTATAAGCAAACCCGGCAATGCTGATATGGATTTTATCAATTGGCTTAAAAATTTGCTCGATAAAAATTCCTTTTTTTTCTCTTTCATGATTTCCAAGATTATTACTTTCAATTATATCTTTTGAAAATTCAATTCCGAAACTTGTAACTTCTCCAAATAGATTTAGAGAAGTTTGAATTTCTCCGCCAAAAGAATTTGTTGTATGAATATTTTTATAAAATGATTCATCAAATTTATTTAGTACAAACTCATCATTGTAATTTCGCCAATACAAATTTGGTTTTATTTTGATTTTGAGTAAATCAACATCTGCAGAAATTGAAGCAAAATTTGTTTTAACTTTTTCTGCTTGATTTGGAAAACGAATTGTATAAAAACTATTTGCACCAAAATTTTTATCTGAATATCCATAAATTGTATTTAGAATTGCATTGGAAAATTTGAATGAATTGTTAACGGAAAAAATATAATTTTCAAATTCAGTATTAGTTCTGTAACCATCAGATTTGGACTTTGTAAATGTTAAATTGTGAAATGTACTTCCTAAATTTTGTGAAGCATTAAATCCAAAATTGTAAAAATTATTTTCACCGCCACTAAGATCAATTCCTAAATTATTTACTCCACTTTTTTTTGTAATAAAATTTATAACTCCGCTGAAAGCATTTGCGCCATATATTTGCGAACCTTGTCCCTTTAAGAATTCCACCCTTTCAATTTGAGAAAAATTTATCGGTAAATTAAAATTATGATGTCCGGTTTGCGGATCAATTAATTTTATTCCATCAATTAAAATTAAAGTTTGCTCAAAACTTCCTCCGCGAATTGAAACATCAGCTTGAACATTTTCCGGTCCACGCTGTTTTAAATCAATTCCGCTTATTTGATCACACAATTCTTGAATATTTGTAACGGGAAGATTTTTAATTTCTTTGGTTGAAATTATTTCAATACTTCTTCCTATTTCTGAAAATGAAAGCGGAATTCTGTTTGATGAAACAACAACAGAATCAATTTTATAATCAATTATTTTTTGAGAAAAATTATTTTTTACGAAAATGAATATTAAAAATATTAGTAAAATTTGTTTCATTGATTCCTTGTTAAATTAATTTGAAAATGTAAATCAGAAAAAATGATAGAGTTTTTTTTGAGATATTTTGGGATAATTAAAAATGAAGTAAGAAAAAGATTAGGATTAAGAATAAGATTAAATGAAAAAATAAAGAGGCTGAAAATTAATTCAACCTCGTGAAATTCTAGAGTAAAAATCTAGGGAAAAAAACAAAGAACAAAATTTTAATTTTTACAAACTTGCAATATCTGTATAAATAACATAAGCCATAAACATTAGCAAAATTACAAATCCAAAATTTTGTATTGCCAATTTTATTTTTATTGGAAGTTCTCTTCTAATAATTCCTTCGATTAAAATAATTACAAAATGTCCGCCATCTAAAACTGGGAAGGGCATAATATTAATTATTGCCAAACTTAAACTTAGTAATGCTAAAAACATTAAAAATGGAATTATTCCAGCATCAGCAGATTGTGAAGCAAACTTAGCAATTTTAACTGGACCGCCGAATGAATTTTCAAAAGCAATATCTCCGCGAATTACATTTCCTAACATTTTAAATGTTAGTGCAGTATATCCGCCAATATTAGAAACACTTTTTACAAAGGATTCACCTAAAGAATAATCTTTTCTCTCAACATCACCTAAATATGCATCACCTATATTAATTCCAATTAATCCGTTTGAGCCCGGAGTAACATTTGCTAAAATTGTATCTTTTTCTCGCAAAACTTTTATAGGTAATTCAACTTCTTTATTTGATGAAATTATAGAAATTACTTGTTGAGTCGATTTTATTTTAGCATTGTTTATATCTAAAAATATATCTCCACTTTTTAATCCGGCTTTTTCTGCTGGGGAATCTTTCATAACATTGCTGATTAATGGTTTTGTATCTCCAATTGGAAAGAAATCTGATTCTTGTGAAGCTTTTGATAAAATATCTCTTGGCGCAGTAAAATCAAATTCGCTGCCGTTTCTTTCTACAACAACGGTTACATTTTTTCCAAGATTTTCAATCAATAAAGAATTTAATAAATTTTCCCAATCATTTACTTTTGTACCGTTCACAGAAATTATTTTATCAAAAGATCTAAATCCGGCTTCATAAGCAAGCGTTGTGTCAGCAACTTCACCAAGTGAAGTAGTCTTCATTATTTGTTTTCCTTGAAAATAATTTACTCCCCAAAAAATTGCAATCGCGAGAAGTAAATTCATCAAAACTCCGGCGGTAATTACAAATAATTTTTGATAAGTAGGCTTAGCTCTGAATTCATAAGGTTGAGGTTCTTCATTTGCAAATTTTGTATCAAAACTTTCATCAACCATTCCGGCAATTTTTACATATCCACCCAAAGGTAATAGACAAAGTTTATAATCCGTATGACCTTGTATATCCAAATCTTTTGCAAGATTGCCAAATGTAAAACCATTTATTTTATTCCAGCCGAATAAACGTTGTCCAAATCCAATAGCAAATGCATCTGTTCGCATTTTGCAAATTCGTGCTGCTAAAAAATGTCCTAATTCATGAACAAAAACCAAAATAGCAATTGTTATTATGAAATAAATTATTGAGTTAACCAAATTATCTCCACTTATTAAAAAAAATTTAAGAAAGTTAGATTAACGATTTAAGATTTTTAGAAAAAAAACCATCATCATTTATTAATCAAATCTAGAATCTTAAAATTCAGCTACTAATTTTCTTGTTTGACGATCACAATCCAAAATTGTTTCGAAACTAATATTATGACTTACATCAATATTATTCAAGGCATAATCGATTAATTCTGGAATTTGTGTAAATCTAATATTTTTATTTAAAAACTTTTCAACCGCAATTTCATTTGCCGCATTTAGTATACAAGGAGCAGTTCCGCCTTGTTCCATCGAATCAAAAGCTAATTTTAAACATTTAAATTTATTTAAATCCGGCTCAAAAAAAGTTAATTCTTTCAAAGTTGGAAAATGTGTATATACAAAATTACTTCCAAATCTCTCCGGATAAGTCAATGCATATTGAATCGGTAATTTCATATCCGGCAAACTTAATTGAGCTTTTATGCTTCCGTCAATAAATTCTACCATTGAATGAACAATTGATTGAGGATGAACAACAACATCAATTTTACTTTTCGGCAATCCAAAGAGCCAATGAGCTTCAATTACTTCCAAACCTTTATTCATCATTGTTGAAGAATCAATTGTAACTTTATTTCCCATATTCCAATTTGGGTGATTTAAAGCTTCTTCAACAGTTACTTTTTCTAAATCCGAAAAAGATTTTTTAAGAAAAGGCCCGCCTGAAGCAGTTACTAATAATTTTTCAATATTATTTTTTTCTTCACCAACTAAACACTGAAAAATTGCACTATGCTCAGAATCAACGGGAATTATTTCAGCATTATTTTTTTCTGCTGATGAAGTTACAATTTCACCTGCTGCTACTAACGTTTCTTTATTTGCGAGAGCAATTCTTTTTCCTCTTTTTATACTTTCAAGAGTTGGAGTCAATCCAGCAAAACCAACTAATGATGAAACTAAAATATCATAATCGCCGTTTTTTGTAATTTCAATCAATCCCTCTTCGCCACTTAATACTTTGCAATTTTTTACTTCATTTTGTAATTCTTGATATTTCCCATTTTTTACAACAACAAATTTCGGATTAAACTCGTCAATTTGTTTTTTTAGTAGTTCAATATTCGAATTTACCGTTAATCCAAAAACTTCAAACTTATCTCTAAAATTTCTGATAACATCTAAAGTGCTTATGCCTATCGATCCCGTTGAACCAAGAATTAGAATTTTTTTCATCTAAAAATAATTTTGATAAATCTTTGCGTAAAAATACTATTAAAAGTTGCTATTATAAACATATTTATGAATACAATCTGTGAGTAATAGCAAATAGAAAATTTATCAGAACAAGAATATTCACAATATTATTAGAGTTAAAAACCTTTTTAAGATTTTTATTTATTTCTTCGGAATTTTCACTTCCAAGAGAAATTCTTAATTTTTTGGAATCCGGAATAATTTTTACAAAAGTTAAAATTAAGATTATCACAAAAATAATTTGCTTTGTTGCAAGCCAATGTGCATGACTCATATCAAAAAATCCATAACCGGGATTTTGCAATACAACAATAGTTCCGGTAATTGCAATGCCGAGCGAACCAACAATTCCAAATAAATTTGATAATTGCAAATAAAGAGAAATTAATTCTCTTTTAATTTCTGTGTTATTGGAGTTTTCAATTTTATTTTTGATAATTAAATCAGCTGCAAAAAATATCAGCCATATTCCGGCAAAAATTATATGTAAAGCAACAATTGTTTGATAATGCTGCATGGGTTTTCCTTTCTATAATGTTATTAAATTTTGTAATGCTAAATTGTATTCGTTAATCAATCTTTCCATTAATTTTTCAACAGATGGAATATCATTTATCAATCCTGAACTTTGACTTGCTTCAAGCATTCCCTCGTCCAAATTTCCTTCGAATATTCCTTTCATTTCCCGCTTTTTACCAAGTAATTCTTTTTGAGTTTCCAAATCGGCGCAAATATTTTCAAGTTTTGAAATTTCTTCACTGAATTTATTTTTAATTACGCGAGCCATTCCAATTTTCTTTAGAATGAGTTGAGTATCAACATCTTTTGAATTAATTACTGATTGTTTATAATTTTCATGTGCCGAAGATTCTTGAGTTATTGCAAATCGAGTTCCAATTTGAACCCCTTCTGCGCCCAATGCCAGTGCTGCTAGAATTCCATTCCCGTTTGAAATTCCTCCGGCTGCAATTATGGGAATTTTTACAGATTCAACAAGTTGGGGAATTAGTGAAAAAGTTGTAAGCTCATCAATTCCATTATGACCACCGGCTTCTACACCTTCTCCAACAATTGCATCGCATCCTACACTTTCTGCTTTTAATGCAAATTTTAAATTCGGAACAACATGAATAACAACGATATTATTTTTCTTAAATGAATCAATAAACTTTCCCGGATGACCGGCAGATGTAAATACAATTTTTACATTTTCTTCTAAAATTACTTTTACCAAATCTTCAGCATCGCCGCGAAATAGAGGTAAATTTACTCCAAAAGATTTTGAAGTTGCAGATTTACATTTTTGAATATGTTCTCTTAACAATTCCGGTTTCATTGAGCCGGAGCCTATCAAACCCAATCCGCCATTGTTTGAAACGGCTGAAGCTAATTTCCATCCCGAAACCCAAACCATTCCGGCTTGAATTATAGGATATTTAATTTGTAATATTTTAGTAATTCTATTTATTTGAAACTCAAAAAATTAAATGAAAAATTTCGCACAATTTTGATTATGGACTTCTTTTTATCTACTTTTAAAATCTAAATTTAGTATAAAATGAAATTCTTAAGAAAAATAACAAAAGAGGTTTAAATGTCCTACTTTTTTACATCCGAGTCAGTTTCAGAAGGTCATCCGGATAAAGTTTCAGATGCAATATCAGACGGAGTTTTAGATGCAATTCTTGCGCAAGATCCAAATGCACGTGTTGCATGCGAAACTTTTGTAACAACCGGTTTGGTGTTGGTAGGTGGAGAAATTACAACAACTGCATATGTTGATATTCAAGAAATAGTTAGAAAT
The nucleotide sequence above comes from Ignavibacteriota bacterium. Encoded proteins:
- the rseP gene encoding RIP metalloprotease RseP; the protein is MVNSIIYFIITIAILVFVHELGHFLAARICKMRTDAFAIGFGQRLFGWNKINGFTFGNLAKDLDIQGHTDYKLCLLPLGGYVKIAGMVDESFDTKFANEEPQPYEFRAKPTYQKLFVITAGVLMNLLLAIAIFWGVNYFQGKQIMKTTSLGEVADTTLAYEAGFRSFDKIISVNGTKVNDWENLLNSLLIENLGKNVTVVVERNGSEFDFTAPRDILSKASQESDFFPIGDTKPLISNVMKDSPAEKAGLKSGDIFLDINNAKIKSTQQVISIISSNKEVELPIKVLREKDTILANVTPGSNGLIGINIGDAYLGDVERKDYSLGESFVKSVSNIGGYTALTFKMLGNVIRGDIAFENSFGGPVKIAKFASQSADAGIIPFLMFLALLSLSLAIINIMPFPVLDGGHFVIILIEGIIRRELPIKIKLAIQNFGFVILLMFMAYVIYTDIASL
- a CDS encoding 1-deoxy-D-xylulose-5-phosphate reductoisomerase, coding for MKKILILGSTGSIGISTLDVIRNFRDKFEVFGLTVNSNIELLKKQIDEFNPKFVVVKNGKYQELQNEVKNCKVLSGEEGLIEITKNGDYDILVSSLVGFAGLTPTLESIKRGKRIALANKETLVAAGEIVTSSAEKNNAEIIPVDSEHSAIFQCLVGEEKNNIEKLLVTASGGPFLKKSFSDLEKVTVEEALNHPNWNMGNKVTIDSSTMMNKGLEVIEAHWLFGLPKSKIDVVVHPQSIVHSMVEFIDGSIKAQLSLPDMKLPIQYALTYPERFGSNFVYTHFPTLKELTFFEPDLNKFKCLKLAFDSMEQGGTAPCILNAANEIAVEKFLNKNIRFTQIPELIDYALNNIDVSHNISFETILDCDRQTRKLVAEF
- a CDS encoding nitronate monooxygenase is translated as MNRITKILQIKYPIIQAGMVWVSGWKLASAVSNNGGLGLIGSGSMKPELLREHIQKCKSATSKSFGVNLPLFRGDAEDLVKVILEENVKIVFTSAGHPGKFIDSFKKNNIVVIHVVPNLKFALKAESVGCDAIVGEGVEAGGHNGIDELTTFSLIPQLVESVKIPIIAAGGISNGNGILAALALGAEGVQIGTRFAITQESSAHENYKQSVINSKDVDTQLILKKIGMARVIKNKFSEEISKLENICADLETQKELLGKKREMKGIFEGNLDEGMLEASQSSGLINDIPSVEKLMERLINEYNLALQNLITL
- a CDS encoding TonB-dependent receptor, yielding MKQILLIFLIFIFVKNNFSQKIIDYKIDSVVVSSNRIPLSFSEIGRSIEIISTKEIKNLPVTNIQELCDQISGIDLKQRGPENVQADVSIRGGSFEQTLILIDGIKLIDPQTGHHNFNLPINFSQIERVEFLKGQGSQIYGANAFSGVINFITKKSGVNNLGIDLSGGENNFYNFGFNASQNLGSTFHNLTFTKSKSDGYRTNTEFENYIFSVNNSFKFSNAILNTIYGYSDKNFGANSFYTIRFPNQAEKVKTNFASISADVDLLKIKIKPNLYWRNYNDEFVLNKFDESFYKNIHTTNSFGGEIQTSLNLFGEVTSFGIEFSKDIIESNNLGNHEREKKGIFIEQIFKPIDKIHISIAGFAYKYSSLNFKFWPGIDLSYSHKSNLKIFANFGKAFRIPTYTELFYKDPVTLGNSNLNPEESMNYEIGLNYLSDFGESNFSVFRKEGKNLIDYVLNEETNIWKAKNLTKINTNGFELGFSINLKNITNNIFDKIKIDYTYLNSDKINLGNQSRYNLEYLRNDLNVQIFNNLLLDIKQSWSINYEDRINFEDHFTIDTKLQKTILHFDVFFKVSNLLNKTFQEILGVPLPGRWIIGGVKFDLL